GCCAAGGCGAGCGACGACCTGATCATCCGCCGCCGCCGTAAGAACAAGAAGCGCTAGGGAGCACGAGACCATGCCGCGGAGCCTCAAGAAGGGCCCCTTCGTCGACCAGCACCTGCTGGACAAGGTCGACGACCAGAACACCAAGGGGACCAAGAACGTCATCAAGACGTGGTCGCGTCG
This sequence is a window from Frankiaceae bacterium. Protein-coding genes within it:
- a CDS encoding ribosomal protein S19 family protein produces the protein MPRSLKKGPFVDQHLLDKVDDQNTKGTKNVIKTWSRR